The Aeromicrobium sp. Leaf245 genome includes a region encoding these proteins:
- a CDS encoding PhzF family phenazine biosynthesis protein: MLPFSQVDVFTDTLGLGNPVAVVHDADGLDEDAMAAFARWTNLSETTFLLTPTVPDADYRLRIFTPGGELPFAGHPTLGSARAWLEAGGQPRSGDRLVQECGVGLVAVRPDDDLLAFAAPERMRSGPVDPAEVEAVTSALGLHAHDVVAAHWCDNGPGWMGLLLRDAATVLAVDGDRAHLLGASGAHDKVGLVGLHPDGDVALEVRAFFPGGVGEDPVTGSLNAAVAQWLVAEGTLPDRYVAAQGTALGRRGRVHVERDGDTTWVGGRTVVGIRGTVAL, encoded by the coding sequence ATGCTCCCCTTCTCGCAGGTCGACGTCTTCACCGACACCCTCGGGCTCGGCAACCCGGTCGCCGTCGTGCACGACGCCGACGGCCTCGACGAGGACGCGATGGCCGCGTTCGCCCGGTGGACCAACCTGAGCGAGACCACCTTCCTGCTGACCCCCACCGTCCCGGACGCCGACTACCGGCTGCGGATCTTCACCCCCGGCGGTGAGCTCCCGTTCGCCGGTCATCCCACGCTCGGCTCGGCCCGCGCCTGGCTCGAGGCCGGCGGGCAGCCGCGGTCAGGCGACCGGCTCGTGCAGGAGTGCGGCGTCGGTCTGGTGGCCGTGCGCCCGGACGACGACCTGCTGGCCTTCGCTGCTCCGGAACGCATGCGCTCCGGTCCCGTCGATCCCGCCGAGGTCGAGGCCGTCACGTCGGCGCTCGGCCTGCACGCCCACGACGTGGTCGCGGCTCACTGGTGCGACAACGGCCCCGGCTGGATGGGACTGCTGCTCCGTGACGCGGCCACGGTTCTCGCCGTCGACGGCGACCGGGCCCACCTGCTCGGGGCGAGCGGCGCCCACGACAAGGTCGGTCTCGTCGGCCTGCACCCCGACGGCGACGTGGCGCTGGAGGTCCGTGCCTTCTTCCCCGGCGGGGTGGGCGAGGACCCGGTCACCGGGAGCCTCAACGCCGCGGTCGCCCAGTGGCTCGTCGCCGAGGGGACGCTGCCCGACCGCTACGTGGCCGCCCAGGGCACCGCACTCGGTCGACGCGGCCGCGTGCACGTGGAGCGCGACGGGGACACGACGTGGGTCGGCGGACGGACCGTCGTCGGGATCCGTGGGACCGTGGCGCTGTGA
- a CDS encoding lipid kinase, which translates to MDVRTLIDRPESTVALVVNTNARQGALALDRAERLVLEHPPASLRSHAVHSGAELVATLDRVMADAPDVLVVGGGDGTVSCAAARVAGTSTVLVVLPLGTANDFARTLEIPVDVEAAVRAVLTGEVVDVDLGRVNGHAFVNVASLGLSVAVTERLTPGLKRRLGPAAYPVATLAAFRGHRGFSARLELDGHESLELDDLLQVAVGNGRHYGGGNTVAPNASLDDHLLDVYAIERGRLADHVSIARLLRSGRFVEHERVHHLTTRRVRVVTDDPMPINLDGELLATTPAEFTVERNAVRVAVPRGSRAARLDDAA; encoded by the coding sequence ATGGACGTCCGTACCCTGATCGACCGACCCGAATCCACCGTGGCCCTCGTCGTCAACACCAACGCACGGCAGGGCGCGCTCGCCCTCGACCGTGCCGAGCGTCTGGTGCTGGAGCATCCCCCCGCCTCCTTGCGCAGCCATGCGGTGCACTCGGGTGCCGAGCTCGTCGCCACCCTCGACCGCGTCATGGCCGACGCCCCCGACGTGCTCGTCGTCGGCGGCGGCGACGGCACGGTCTCGTGCGCGGCGGCGCGGGTCGCCGGCACGAGCACCGTGCTCGTGGTGCTGCCGCTCGGCACGGCCAACGACTTCGCCCGCACGCTCGAGATCCCCGTCGACGTCGAGGCGGCGGTCCGCGCCGTCCTCACCGGCGAGGTCGTCGACGTCGACCTGGGACGCGTGAACGGCCACGCCTTCGTCAACGTCGCGTCCCTGGGGCTCTCGGTCGCGGTCACCGAGCGGCTCACGCCGGGTCTCAAGCGTCGGCTCGGGCCGGCGGCCTACCCGGTCGCGACCCTCGCGGCGTTCCGTGGGCACCGGGGATTCTCGGCCCGGCTCGAGCTCGACGGCCACGAGTCGCTCGAGCTCGACGACCTGCTGCAGGTCGCCGTCGGCAACGGCCGGCACTACGGCGGCGGGAACACGGTGGCGCCGAACGCCTCGCTCGACGACCACCTGCTCGATGTGTACGCGATCGAGAGGGGGCGTCTCGCCGACCACGTCTCGATCGCGCGGCTGCTGAGGAGTGGCCGGTTCGTCGAGCACGAGCGCGTGCACCACCTGACGACCCGCCGCGTGCGGGTGGTCACCGACGATCCGATGCCGATCAACCTCGACGGCGAGCTGCTCGCGACCACGCCGGCGGAGTTCACCGTGGAGCGCAACGCGGTGCGCGTGGCGGTTCCCCGGGGAAGCCGCGCCGCCCGCCTCGACGACGCGGCCTGA
- a CDS encoding NADP-dependent oxidoreductase: protein METTQIRLAAYPVGEPKDSDFETVTVDLPELQEGQVLLRSVYLSLDPYMRGRMSQAKSYAASLALGDVVLGGTVCEVVESRAENRKVGDLVLAFIGWQTHAVVDARQMKGLDPSVAPISTALGVLGMPGFTAYAGLLEIGKPAEGETVVVAAAAGPVGSAVGQIARLKGARSVGIAGGEEKVRLLREHFGFDVALDHRSPTFADDLEAATPDGVDVYFENVAGPVGEAVLRRTNTYARVPVCGLVANYNATSAPESSLSFPGFMNLVLSRSLTVRGFIQDEFTQSHGADFAREMGQWVSEGKVAYLEDVVDGLDNAVDAFRGLLTGRNVGKLLVKVGEDPTL, encoded by the coding sequence ATGGAGACCACCCAGATCCGCCTCGCGGCCTACCCCGTCGGCGAGCCGAAGGACAGCGACTTCGAGACCGTCACGGTCGACCTGCCCGAGCTGCAGGAGGGCCAGGTGCTGCTGCGCTCGGTGTACCTGTCGCTCGACCCGTACATGCGCGGCCGGATGAGCCAGGCGAAGTCGTACGCCGCCTCGCTCGCGCTCGGCGACGTCGTGCTCGGCGGGACCGTGTGCGAGGTCGTGGAGTCCCGCGCGGAGAACCGGAAGGTCGGCGACCTGGTGCTCGCGTTCATCGGCTGGCAGACGCACGCCGTCGTCGACGCGCGTCAGATGAAGGGCCTGGACCCGTCGGTCGCGCCCATCTCGACGGCGCTGGGCGTGCTGGGCATGCCGGGCTTCACGGCCTACGCGGGTCTGCTCGAGATCGGCAAGCCGGCCGAGGGCGAGACCGTGGTGGTGGCCGCGGCCGCCGGCCCGGTCGGCTCGGCCGTCGGCCAGATCGCCCGACTCAAGGGCGCCCGGTCCGTCGGCATCGCCGGCGGCGAGGAGAAGGTGCGGCTGCTGCGTGAGCACTTCGGCTTCGACGTCGCGCTCGACCACCGCTCGCCGACGTTCGCCGACGACCTCGAGGCCGCCACGCCCGACGGGGTGGACGTGTACTTCGAGAACGTCGCCGGGCCGGTCGGCGAGGCGGTGCTGCGCCGCACCAACACCTACGCGCGCGTGCCGGTGTGCGGGCTCGTGGCCAACTACAACGCCACGTCGGCCCCGGAGTCGTCGCTGAGCTTCCCCGGGTTCATGAACCTCGTGCTGTCGCGCAGCCTCACTGTCCGCGGCTTCATCCAGGACGAGTTCACGCAGAGCCACGGCGCCGACTTCGCCCGCGAGATGGGCCAGTGGGTCTCCGAGGGCAAGGTGGCCTACCTCGAGGACGTCGTGGACGGACTCGACAACGCGGTCGACGCCTTCCGTGGTCTGCTCACCGGCCGCAACGTCGGCAAGCTGCTGGTCAAGGTCGGGGAGGACCCGACCCTCTGA
- a CDS encoding GlsB/YeaQ/YmgE family stress response membrane protein, with protein MGLIWLLIIGLVAGLLARAIVPGKDSMGILATIVLGVVGSFVGGLIGALFSSDRSVTDLSTSGLILSIVGAIVALLIYRQVRARA; from the coding sequence ATGGGCCTCATCTGGCTTCTCATCATCGGTCTCGTCGCCGGCCTCCTGGCCCGCGCCATCGTCCCCGGCAAGGACTCGATGGGCATCCTCGCCACCATCGTGCTCGGCGTCGTCGGCTCGTTCGTCGGTGGCCTCATCGGCGCGCTGTTCTCGTCCGACCGCAGTGTCACGGACCTCTCCACGAGCGGTCTCATCCTGTCGATCGTCGGCGCCATCGTCGCCCTGCTGATCTACCGCCAGGTGCGCGCTCGCGCCTGA
- a CDS encoding DUF1697 domain-containing protein, which produces MTRIHLLRAVNVGGAKLPMAELRDLASGLGAADVSTYIASGNLLCTPPGDPATFDRALEQAVQERFGFFREVVSRDVDELRAALQAHPFEVMEAKFSHVYFLLAEPAPDAVQAFESTDWGGDEVRVIGRDLHIRYSDGVAGTRLTPARIAKLLGHHGTGRNLLTVAKLVELADA; this is translated from the coding sequence ATGACACGGATCCACCTGCTGCGAGCGGTCAACGTCGGCGGCGCGAAGCTGCCCATGGCCGAGCTGCGGGACCTCGCGTCCGGCCTCGGCGCGGCCGACGTGAGCACCTACATCGCGTCCGGCAACCTGCTCTGCACGCCCCCGGGCGACCCGGCCACCTTCGACCGCGCCCTCGAGCAGGCGGTGCAGGAGAGGTTCGGGTTCTTCCGCGAGGTCGTCTCCCGCGACGTCGACGAGCTTCGCGCGGCGCTGCAGGCCCACCCGTTCGAGGTGATGGAGGCGAAGTTCTCGCACGTCTACTTCCTCCTCGCCGAACCCGCTCCCGACGCGGTCCAGGCCTTCGAGAGCACGGACTGGGGTGGCGACGAGGTGCGTGTGATCGGCCGCGACCTGCACATCCGCTACTCCGACGGCGTGGCCGGCACGAGGCTCACCCCGGCCCGCATCGCGAAGCTGCTCGGGCACCACGGCACGGGCCGCAACCTGCTCACCGTCGCGAAGCTGGTCGAGCTCGCGGACGCCTAG
- a CDS encoding DUF4389 domain-containing protein → MSVQPPPPPTTPPTSPAPGGYPVTITFDLPDHVARWRPLVQWILAIPHFVVLWVIGIAASLAVIAAWFCGVILGRVPRALLDLIAMYLRYSASVSAYAGFLHGTYPKFAIDASTADPGTDPHVHVDVVPRVEGRSRLTIFFRILMLIPQMFVLYFVTIAAAVVHVIGFFAVIVLGRWPEGMRDFVVGWLRWNQRVSAYAYLLTDDYPPFSLR, encoded by the coding sequence ATGAGCGTGCAGCCGCCCCCTCCCCCGACCACACCGCCGACGTCGCCGGCGCCCGGCGGCTACCCGGTCACGATCACCTTCGACCTGCCGGATCACGTGGCACGCTGGCGTCCCCTCGTGCAGTGGATCCTGGCGATCCCGCACTTCGTGGTGCTGTGGGTCATCGGCATCGCTGCGAGCCTGGCCGTGATCGCCGCGTGGTTCTGCGGTGTGATCCTCGGACGGGTTCCGCGTGCCCTGCTCGACCTCATCGCGATGTACCTGCGCTACTCGGCGAGCGTCAGCGCCTACGCAGGATTCCTGCACGGGACGTACCCGAAGTTCGCGATCGACGCGTCGACCGCCGACCCCGGCACCGACCCGCACGTGCACGTCGACGTGGTGCCCCGGGTCGAGGGACGGAGCCGCCTGACGATCTTCTTCCGCATCCTGATGCTGATCCCTCAGATGTTCGTGCTGTACTTCGTCACCATCGCGGCGGCCGTGGTGCACGTCATCGGCTTCTTCGCGGTCATCGTCCTCGGCCGCTGGCCCGAGGGGATGCGTGACTTCGTCGTCGGGTGGCTGCGCTGGAACCAGCGCGTCTCGGCCTACGCCTACCTGCTGACCGACGACTACCCGCCGTTCAGCCTGCGCTGA
- a CDS encoding NAD-dependent protein deacetylase, whose protein sequence is MDVGTDRGGVEQAARIVSAGRLLVLTGAGVSTDSGIPDYRGPGRLSTPTPMTIQQLRSGPEAMQRYWARAHLGWSRMGHAEPNATHHTLVEWEREGRLVGLVTQNVDGLHERAGHQDVVDLHGRVDRVLCMDCGDVTPREEVQRRHEELNPGWSDQTVVHGPDGDVQLDDTSGFVVAPCRVCGGRLRPDVVFFGGSVPKPVVEHCFDLVAQASAVLVLGSSLHVMSGLRFVRRAAALGTPVVVVNRGPTRGDPLATVKIDAGCAETLGDLAIAFA, encoded by the coding sequence GTGGACGTCGGCACGGATCGCGGTGGGGTGGAGCAGGCAGCCCGGATCGTGTCCGCAGGGCGCCTGCTGGTCCTGACCGGGGCCGGCGTGTCCACCGACTCCGGCATCCCCGACTACCGGGGGCCGGGCCGTCTCTCGACGCCCACGCCGATGACCATCCAGCAGCTGCGCTCGGGCCCCGAGGCGATGCAGCGGTACTGGGCGCGGGCGCACCTCGGGTGGTCACGGATGGGGCACGCGGAGCCGAACGCGACCCACCACACCCTCGTGGAGTGGGAGCGCGAGGGTCGGCTGGTCGGTCTCGTCACGCAGAACGTCGACGGCCTGCACGAGCGCGCCGGGCACCAGGACGTCGTGGACCTGCACGGTCGGGTGGACCGGGTGCTCTGCATGGACTGTGGCGACGTCACCCCGCGCGAGGAGGTGCAGCGGCGGCACGAGGAGCTCAACCCCGGCTGGAGCGACCAGACCGTCGTGCACGGACCCGACGGCGACGTGCAGCTCGACGACACGTCCGGCTTCGTCGTCGCCCCGTGCCGGGTGTGCGGTGGCCGGCTGCGACCCGACGTCGTGTTCTTCGGCGGCAGCGTGCCCAAGCCGGTGGTCGAGCACTGCTTCGACCTCGTGGCGCAGGCGTCGGCTGTGCTGGTGCTGGGCTCGAGCCTGCACGTGATGAGCGGGCTGCGCTTCGTGCGACGCGCCGCGGCCCTCGGCACCCCCGTGGTGGTCGTGAACCGCGGGCCCACGCGCGGCGACCCGCTCGCGACCGTGAAGATCGACGCCGGATGTGCCGAGACGCTCGGCGATCTGGCGATAGCCTTCGCGTGA
- a CDS encoding DUF6131 family protein: MIILGVILLILGAVLDISILYTIGGILLVVGVILWILGATGRAVGGRNHWF; this comes from the coding sequence ATGATCATCCTCGGAGTCATCCTGCTGATCCTGGGCGCAGTCCTGGACATCTCGATCCTGTACACGATCGGCGGCATCCTGCTGGTCGTCGGTGTGATCCTCTGGATCCTCGGCGCCACGGGCCGCGCGGTCGGCGGCCGGAACCATTGGTTCTAG
- a CDS encoding TetR/AcrR family transcriptional regulator, translating into MSTSRRPQQERSVATRERLLEAAFTCLLEGGYGATTVGHVQQQAGVARGTLLHHFPTRSALMGAVVEDVVERRLELLTTARDDDPAPASWDDVVDLVWRELQSPAFAVALELWVAARTDDDLRAALLPLQERIYRTVHRGVTRLVGADHPRSPMLVQFTIDLLTGAHLAGILSPRAGTSDVVDAWKVALRELATSDQSDVRRL; encoded by the coding sequence ATGTCGACGTCCCGGCGCCCTCAGCAGGAGCGGTCCGTCGCCACGCGCGAGCGCCTGCTCGAGGCAGCCTTCACCTGCCTGCTCGAGGGCGGGTACGGCGCGACCACGGTCGGTCACGTGCAGCAGCAGGCCGGTGTCGCGCGCGGCACGCTGCTGCACCACTTCCCGACCCGCAGTGCGCTCATGGGCGCCGTCGTGGAGGACGTCGTCGAGCGGCGGCTCGAGCTGCTCACCACCGCTCGCGACGACGACCCCGCCCCCGCCAGCTGGGACGACGTGGTCGACCTGGTGTGGCGCGAGCTGCAGTCGCCGGCGTTCGCCGTCGCGCTGGAGCTGTGGGTGGCCGCTCGCACCGACGACGACCTCCGCGCCGCGCTGCTGCCGCTGCAGGAACGCATCTACCGGACGGTCCACCGGGGCGTCACGCGGCTGGTCGGCGCCGACCACCCCCGGAGCCCGATGCTGGTGCAGTTCACGATCGACCTGCTCACCGGTGCGCACCTCGCCGGGATCCTGAGTCCGCGGGCAGGTACCTCCGACGTCGTCGACGCCTGGAAGGTCGCGCTGCGCGAGCTGGCGACCTCCGATCAGTCGGACGTGCGCCGGCTGTAG
- a CDS encoding class I mannose-6-phosphate isomerase, translating to MSPLPVALRPNLIDHFYRGGGRIAALRGITTTSDHQPEEWIAATVSREGDTRLGLSSTQDGTLLRDLVVADPQTWTGGVGAWPGDVGLLLKLLDAGQRLPVHVHPDRSFAARHLDCPYGKTEAWLVLDAEPGAAVHLGWVDDVDPRDVVRARDEQDGAWMLRHMHRIEVRRGDGILVPAGMPHAIGEGVFVAEAQEPTDFSILLEWSITTSTRDESHLGLGFDLVMQALEHAATSRGRLAELSVHHDLDAAADPLTSLLPTEADPFFRLDLAVDGAVVPAGFAALVVLDGSGTLRCAGGDLAIARGQTYAVPAAAGDWHVTGSARVLVARPGTA from the coding sequence CCGCTGCCGGTGGCGCTGCGCCCCAACCTGATCGACCACTTCTACCGAGGTGGTGGTCGGATCGCGGCGCTGCGCGGCATCACGACGACGTCGGACCACCAGCCCGAGGAGTGGATCGCCGCCACGGTCTCCCGCGAGGGCGACACACGCCTCGGCCTGTCGTCCACGCAGGACGGCACGCTGCTGCGCGACCTCGTGGTCGCCGACCCGCAGACGTGGACGGGAGGCGTCGGCGCGTGGCCCGGCGACGTCGGCCTGTTGCTCAAGCTGCTCGACGCCGGACAGCGGCTGCCGGTGCACGTCCATCCGGACCGTTCCTTCGCCGCCCGGCACCTCGACTGCCCGTACGGCAAGACCGAGGCGTGGCTGGTGCTCGACGCCGAGCCCGGCGCCGCCGTCCACCTGGGCTGGGTCGACGACGTGGACCCGCGCGACGTGGTCCGCGCCCGCGACGAGCAGGACGGCGCGTGGATGCTGCGGCACATGCACCGCATCGAGGTGCGCCGAGGTGACGGGATCCTGGTGCCGGCCGGCATGCCGCACGCCATCGGCGAGGGCGTGTTCGTGGCCGAGGCGCAGGAGCCGACCGACTTCTCGATCCTGCTGGAGTGGTCGATCACGACGTCCACCCGCGACGAGTCGCACCTGGGGCTCGGCTTCGACCTGGTCATGCAGGCCCTCGAGCACGCCGCCACGTCGAGGGGGCGTCTGGCCGAGCTGTCGGTGCACCACGACCTCGACGCCGCCGCGGACCCGCTCACGTCGCTGCTGCCGACGGAGGCCGACCCGTTCTTCCGCCTTGACCTCGCCGTCGACGGTGCGGTCGTCCCGGCCGGCTTCGCCGCCCTCGTGGTGCTCGACGGATCGGGGACGCTCCGCTGCGCCGGGGGTGACCTGGCGATCGCCAGGGGCCAGACCTACGCCGTGCCCGCCGCGGCCGGCGACTGGCACGTGACCGGCTCGGCCCGCGTGCTGGTGGCGCGTCCTGGCACGGCCTGA
- a CDS encoding Pr6Pr family membrane protein produces MTRLWHATTAVLGLVALVGQTILTADEGRSLVNLFSYFTIESNILVVVTCALLAIRPDRGGRVFGMLRLASLTGITVTGVVYATVLAGNVDMTGVEWWLDKIFHYVVPILTVVGFLVLRPRTRLDWSALGGLAFPVLWLTYTLVRAQVAEPTFLLTPTQTAPVPYGFLDAAESSAGAVAVVCVVLTAVFVALGSAAIAYSRRTSD; encoded by the coding sequence GTGACCCGACTCTGGCACGCCACCACCGCGGTCCTCGGCCTCGTCGCCCTGGTCGGCCAGACGATCCTGACGGCGGACGAGGGTCGCAGCCTCGTGAACCTGTTCAGCTACTTCACCATCGAGTCGAACATCCTGGTCGTCGTCACGTGCGCGCTGCTCGCGATCCGGCCCGACCGGGGCGGTCGCGTCTTCGGCATGCTCAGGCTGGCGAGCCTGACGGGCATCACCGTCACCGGCGTCGTCTACGCGACGGTGCTGGCCGGCAACGTCGACATGACGGGCGTGGAGTGGTGGCTCGACAAGATCTTCCACTACGTCGTCCCGATCCTCACGGTCGTGGGCTTCCTCGTGCTGCGACCCCGCACCCGCCTCGACTGGTCGGCGCTGGGTGGACTGGCGTTCCCGGTGCTGTGGCTCACCTACACGCTCGTCCGCGCGCAGGTGGCCGAGCCGACGTTCCTGCTCACGCCCACCCAGACCGCGCCGGTGCCCTACGGCTTCCTCGACGCAGCGGAGTCCAGCGCGGGGGCCGTCGCCGTCGTGTGCGTCGTGCTGACGGCGGTGTTCGTGGCGCTGGGATCGGCGGCGATCGCCTACAGCCGGCGCACGTCCGACTGA
- a CDS encoding crotonase/enoyl-CoA hydratase family protein, whose amino-acid sequence MAPRSRGTRWIEGARTVAPVLASTAKVMATDLVARVRPASAPPAPTVDVPAPAGAQGYARHVHAQRDVAAPPADVVALATDLDRAHEWLTLHLSWRGDRPDRMVEGTEFVQQISLMDIPAQARWQVERADADGFALRGTGPMGITVGLWCTVVAHHVGSAVRLDGALDGPPVRGPVGLTAVRSVETALATSLDALAGLLTGSGGPARIPDEPVLHESSGRLLDPTTPVLVGVGQVVVRTPDLADPIEPAAMAAQALRAAAEDSGIGSDLLARADLVHAVPSASWTYPDQAGLVARLAGADDAGTVQTSPYGGDGGQLALNDAAHEVAEGRAHVVLVSGAEAGATVAALQAQGREPDWTRQPADAAPDRVIGTDRPANNEAETSVGLGAPIYAYALLESALRGAAGTDEAAHRARIADLWARHSAVAVDNPYAWDRTERTADEIATATPDNRAVSDPYTKLMCANLQVDLAAGVVVTSVAAAHALGIAQDRWVFLHAGASATDEWFVSERADLATSPAIAAAGAAVLDHSGITADDLGPVDLYSCFPAAVQLGAQALGLPWDDPTRPLSVTGGLTSAGGPGNGYGLHAVASLVPLLRDQPDAYGLSSSLGWYATKHALGVYSARPPERRFAHLRPAFDRPSPRPALTDLDGDAVVEAVTVLRDRDGSAEAAIVAALTADGARVLLRRESADDVALLTSADPLRRALRIDGDRLVLVGDRQPLPGPPPAPVRTARDGDDVWVVTLDRPRVRNAIDRLTAQLLERAVDDAEADDTIRSIVLTGAGGTFCAGMDLAGANRGEVPVTDRRGPLGLTAEPPTKPTVAAVEGAALAGGFELALCADLVVAADDATFGLPEVKRGLLAAAGGLWRVSTRLPRAVALELALVGDALPAARLAEVGLVNAVVPRGQALEHALDLAHRIAANAPLSVAVGKRMVDAAPGWSPDEGFARQSELASPVLLSDDAREGVAAFAQKRPPVWTGR is encoded by the coding sequence ATGGCACCGAGGTCCCGTGGGACGCGATGGATCGAAGGCGCACGCACGGTCGCGCCGGTCCTCGCGAGCACCGCGAAGGTGATGGCGACCGACCTGGTCGCGCGCGTGCGGCCGGCGTCGGCCCCACCGGCACCGACGGTCGACGTTCCCGCGCCCGCCGGCGCCCAGGGCTACGCGCGGCACGTGCACGCCCAGCGCGACGTGGCCGCCCCACCCGCCGACGTGGTCGCGCTCGCCACCGACCTCGACCGCGCCCACGAGTGGCTCACCCTCCACCTCAGCTGGCGCGGCGACCGACCGGACCGGATGGTCGAGGGCACGGAGTTCGTGCAGCAGATCTCGCTCATGGACATCCCGGCGCAGGCGCGCTGGCAGGTCGAGCGCGCCGACGCCGACGGCTTCGCCCTGCGCGGCACGGGCCCGATGGGCATCACCGTGGGGCTGTGGTGCACGGTCGTGGCGCACCACGTCGGCTCGGCCGTCCGGCTCGACGGAGCACTCGACGGACCGCCGGTGCGGGGGCCGGTGGGCCTCACCGCCGTGCGCAGCGTCGAGACCGCGCTGGCCACGTCGCTCGACGCGCTCGCCGGACTGCTGACCGGCAGCGGCGGGCCCGCGCGCATCCCCGACGAGCCCGTGCTGCACGAGTCGAGCGGGCGGCTGCTCGACCCGACGACGCCGGTCCTCGTCGGCGTCGGCCAGGTCGTGGTCCGCACGCCGGACCTGGCCGACCCGATCGAACCGGCGGCCATGGCGGCACAGGCACTGCGCGCCGCGGCCGAGGACAGCGGCATCGGCTCCGACCTGCTCGCCCGGGCCGACCTGGTCCACGCCGTGCCGAGCGCCTCCTGGACCTACCCCGACCAGGCCGGGCTCGTGGCTCGGCTCGCGGGAGCCGACGACGCCGGCACCGTCCAGACCTCGCCCTACGGCGGCGACGGTGGACAGCTCGCGCTGAACGACGCAGCCCACGAGGTGGCCGAAGGTCGCGCGCACGTCGTGCTGGTGAGCGGTGCCGAGGCCGGCGCCACGGTCGCCGCCCTGCAGGCGCAGGGCCGGGAGCCGGACTGGACCCGTCAGCCGGCCGACGCCGCACCGGACCGGGTCATCGGCACCGACCGTCCCGCGAACAACGAGGCCGAGACGAGCGTCGGCCTCGGGGCCCCGATCTACGCCTACGCCTTGCTGGAGTCGGCGCTGCGTGGTGCCGCCGGGACCGACGAGGCCGCGCACCGCGCCCGGATCGCCGACCTGTGGGCCCGGCACAGCGCCGTGGCCGTCGACAACCCCTACGCGTGGGACCGGACCGAGCGCACCGCCGACGAGATCGCGACCGCGACCCCGGACAACCGAGCGGTCAGCGACCCGTACACGAAGCTGATGTGCGCGAACCTGCAGGTCGACCTCGCCGCAGGGGTCGTCGTCACGAGCGTCGCCGCAGCGCACGCCCTCGGCATCGCCCAGGATCGGTGGGTCTTCCTGCACGCGGGGGCCAGCGCCACGGACGAGTGGTTCGTCTCCGAACGTGCCGACCTGGCCACGTCGCCGGCCATCGCAGCCGCAGGCGCTGCCGTGCTCGACCACTCCGGCATCACCGCCGACGACCTCGGACCGGTCGACCTGTACTCGTGCTTCCCCGCGGCGGTGCAGCTGGGCGCGCAGGCGCTCGGCCTGCCGTGGGACGACCCGACGCGTCCGCTCAGCGTCACCGGCGGGCTGACGTCAGCGGGCGGGCCGGGCAACGGATACGGGCTGCACGCGGTGGCGTCGCTCGTGCCGCTGCTCCGCGACCAGCCCGACGCGTACGGCCTGTCGAGCTCGCTCGGCTGGTACGCCACCAAGCACGCCCTGGGCGTCTACTCCGCCCGACCCCCGGAGCGGCGCTTCGCGCACCTGCGCCCGGCCTTCGACCGACCCTCGCCACGACCCGCCCTCACCGACCTCGACGGGGACGCGGTCGTCGAGGCGGTGACGGTCCTGCGTGACCGCGACGGCAGCGCGGAGGCCGCCATCGTCGCGGCACTCACCGCCGACGGCGCCCGGGTGCTGCTGCGTCGCGAGAGCGCCGACGACGTGGCCCTGCTCACCTCGGCCGATCCCCTGCGACGCGCGCTCCGGATCGACGGCGACCGACTGGTGCTCGTCGGCGACCGGCAGCCGCTGCCCGGCCCGCCGCCCGCCCCCGTGCGCACCGCGCGCGACGGCGACGACGTCTGGGTGGTCACGCTCGACCGCCCGCGGGTGCGCAACGCGATCGACCGGCTCACCGCCCAGCTCCTGGAGCGTGCCGTCGACGACGCCGAGGCCGACGACACGATCCGTTCCATCGTGCTCACCGGCGCAGGAGGCACGTTCTGCGCGGGCATGGACCTGGCCGGGGCGAACCGGGGCGAGGTCCCCGTGACGGACCGGCGCGGTCCGCTGGGGCTCACCGCCGAACCACCGACGAAGCCGACGGTCGCCGCCGTGGAGGGTGCCGCCCTGGCGGGCGGGTTCGAGCTGGCCCTGTGCGCCGACCTCGTGGTCGCGGCCGACGACGCCACCTTCGGCCTGCCCGAGGTGAAGCGGGGGCTGCTCGCGGCCGCGGGCGGGCTGTGGCGCGTGTCGACCCGGCTGCCCCGCGCCGTCGCGCTCGAGCTGGCCCTGGTCGGGGACGCGCTTCCGGCCGCCCGACTGGCCGAGGTCGGCCTCGTCAACGCCGTCGTCCCGCGCGGCCAGGCGCTGGAGCACGCCCTCGACCTCGCGCATCGGATCGCCGCCAACGCCCCGCTCTCGGTCGCCGTGGGCAAGCGGATGGTCGACGCGGCACCCGGGTGGTCGCCCGACGAAGGCTTCGCGCGCCAGAGCGAGCTGGCCAGCCCCGTGCTGCTGTCCGACGACGCCCGCGAAGGGGTGGCGGCGTTCGCGCAGAAGCGACCGCCCGTGTGGACCGGGCGCTGA